A stretch of Nitrospinota bacterium DNA encodes these proteins:
- the ald gene encoding alanine dehydrogenase, producing MIVGIPKEIKTDEYRVSMTPAGVHDLVIRGHKVLLEDKAGEGSGITNQDYLDQGAKIVSRQDIFAQSEMIVKVKEPLPEEYPLLREGQILYTYLHLAPAPELTQALLDRKVVGIAYETVQLADGSLPLLIPMSEVAGRMAVHEGAKYLERENGGRGILLGGVPGVDPGHVVIIGGGIVGANAAKMAIGTGAQVTLLDINLQRLRYLDDIHGSRLRTLMSNRFNLLESLRTADLVIGAVLIPGAKAPRLITHEMLKPMQKGAVVVDVGIDQGGILETSHPTTHSDPIFEVEGVVHYCVANMPGALARTSTFALTNATFPYALDLAEKGYRQALKDDQALRAGLNICLGSVTHPEVANALGMKFLSPEDFC from the coding sequence ATGATCGTTGGAATTCCCAAAGAAATTAAAACAGATGAATATCGCGTATCAATGACCCCCGCTGGCGTTCACGATCTGGTAATCCGTGGGCATAAGGTATTGCTGGAGGACAAGGCTGGCGAGGGTAGCGGAATCACCAATCAGGACTATTTAGATCAAGGAGCAAAGATCGTTTCACGGCAGGACATATTTGCCCAGTCAGAAATGATTGTAAAAGTAAAAGAACCCCTTCCTGAAGAATATCCCTTATTACGTGAAGGACAAATACTATACACCTATCTTCATTTGGCACCGGCCCCCGAATTGACCCAGGCTCTCCTGGATAGAAAAGTGGTTGGAATAGCCTATGAAACTGTGCAACTGGCAGACGGTTCTCTACCACTTCTCATTCCCATGAGCGAGGTAGCTGGACGCATGGCAGTGCATGAAGGTGCAAAATATCTTGAGCGTGAAAATGGTGGACGCGGCATCCTGCTGGGAGGTGTCCCAGGTGTAGACCCAGGCCATGTGGTGATTATAGGCGGAGGTATTGTTGGGGCTAACGCAGCAAAGATGGCTATCGGAACAGGCGCGCAGGTCACTCTACTGGATATCAACCTTCAACGTTTACGCTATCTCGATGATATTCACGGAAGCCGGCTTAGAACACTGATGTCTAACAGGTTTAATTTACTTGAGTCACTACGCACAGCTGACCTCGTGATTGGTGCCGTACTTATTCCCGGTGCAAAAGCACCACGACTTATCACACACGAAATGTTAAAACCAATGCAAAAAGGTGCAGTCGTGGTCGATGTAGGCATTGACCAGGGGGGAATTCTGGAAACTTCACACCCGACAACCCATAGCGATCCTATTTTTGAGGTTGAGGGAGTGGTTCATTATTGTGTCGCCAATATGCCTGGTGCCCTGGCAAGAACATCGACTTTCGCTCTCACTAATGCCACTTTTCCATACGCCCTGGATCTGGCAGAAAAAGGGTACAGGCAAGCTTTAAAAGATGACCAAGCTCTTAGAGCCGGACTGAATATCTGTCTTGGTTCTGTGACCCACCCTGAAGTAGCAAATGCTCTTGGTATGAAATTTTTATCACCAGAAGACTTTTGCTAA
- a CDS encoding sodium:alanine symporter family protein, whose amino-acid sequence MNTFLADFASLMWGPWLLFLLLGTGCWLSIRLKGIQVRHLFYSLRLTFSREGGGEGDISHFGALMTALAATVGTGNIAGVSVAVALGGPGAIFWMWLTGLVGMATKYCEGFLAVKFRQVNHKGEISGGPMYYLEHGLGQKWLGMCFAFFGAMAAFGIGNMVQANTTVHALNGSMGVSSILVGGVMMLLTGMVVLGGIKRIAEVASFLVPIMVAIYFLGALIVILNNLDQLGTGIVMIFQDAFTGTAATGGFAGASLANTIRYGVARGLFSNESGMGSAPIAAAAAKTNHPSKQALVSMSGTFIDTLIVCSLTALTLSSTGAWVSGETGVALTLQAFSAGLPGLWGKIIVTIGTVTFAFSTILAWEYYGEKCFEYLFGETYIHYYRYAWVIFVFVGAQVKLDMVWNFSDAMNALMAVPNLIGLILLSGQLVKGTQSFEKEIREGSIHKYD is encoded by the coding sequence ATGAATACTTTTTTAGCTGACTTTGCAAGTTTGATGTGGGGGCCATGGCTTTTGTTCTTGTTGCTGGGAACAGGTTGTTGGTTGAGCATTCGACTTAAGGGCATCCAGGTACGCCATCTTTTCTATTCTCTTAGACTTACCTTTTCCCGAGAAGGTGGAGGAGAGGGAGATATCTCTCATTTTGGTGCACTCATGACAGCCCTTGCCGCAACTGTGGGAACAGGAAACATTGCCGGAGTGAGTGTGGCTGTAGCATTGGGTGGGCCTGGTGCCATTTTCTGGATGTGGTTAACGGGATTAGTTGGTATGGCCACAAAATATTGTGAAGGATTTTTAGCCGTCAAGTTCAGGCAGGTAAACCATAAAGGAGAAATTTCCGGTGGGCCTATGTATTATCTGGAACATGGCCTGGGGCAAAAATGGCTGGGAATGTGCTTTGCCTTCTTTGGAGCTATGGCCGCATTCGGAATTGGAAATATGGTGCAAGCCAATACAACTGTCCACGCTTTAAATGGTTCTATGGGGGTTAGTAGTATTCTTGTTGGCGGTGTAATGATGTTGCTTACCGGAATGGTGGTTCTGGGAGGCATTAAACGCATCGCAGAAGTTGCTTCTTTTCTTGTACCTATAATGGTCGCGATCTATTTTCTCGGTGCTTTAATAGTTATTCTAAATAATTTGGACCAGTTAGGAACAGGTATAGTGATGATCTTTCAAGATGCTTTTACAGGAACGGCTGCGACAGGTGGCTTTGCGGGTGCGTCTTTGGCAAATACCATTCGATATGGAGTTGCACGAGGGTTGTTTTCCAATGAATCAGGTATGGGAAGTGCCCCCATCGCGGCGGCTGCAGCTAAAACCAATCATCCCTCCAAGCAGGCCTTGGTGTCCATGTCGGGAACATTTATTGATACTTTGATCGTCTGTTCGTTAACAGCACTGACTTTAAGCTCCACAGGTGCCTGGGTTTCAGGGGAGACGGGGGTTGCTTTAACACTGCAAGCATTTTCAGCAGGCCTGCCAGGATTATGGGGGAAAATTATCGTCACCATTGGCACGGTGACTTTTGCTTTTTCTACTATACTAGCTTGGGAATATTATGGGGAAAAATGCTTTGAATATCTATTTGGTGAAACATACATTCATTATTACCGATATGCCTGGGTAATATTTGTATTTGTAGGAGCCCAGGTAAAACTGGATATGGTATGGAACTTTTCCGATGCGATGAATGCTCTGATGGCAGTTCCAAACCTTATTGGGCTTATCCTTTTAAGTGGTCAGCTTGTCAAAGGTACACAATCTTTTGAAAAAGAAATCAGGGAAGGGTCAATCCATAAATATGATTAG
- a CDS encoding SEL1-like repeat protein: MKKLLVVPIIFILSQIACPVLADDFQDGLDAASRGDYKTAFNKWEPLAKRGSALAQFNLGLMYDKGEGVKRNYKKASKWYKLAAKQNIASAQYNLGILYSKGKGVRQSFKKALMFYTRAAKQGNASAQFNVGLMYDIGEGVTPDYKRAIKWYRLAAQQNNAQAQFNLGQLYESGERVTQNYKRAVKWYRLAADNGNRLAQFRLGYLHEKGKGVAKKPKETVKWYKLAADQGHETAQFNLGFMYSRGIGVEQNYGEAVKWYRFAAEQGNVLAQYNLGVLYSEGRGTRQSYSKAANWFRIAAKKGDAEAQYRLGMMYEEGDGVEKDMEKAVKLYRFAADQGHARAQGNLGWMYVNGNGVEEDLDEAAKWYRRSEQTRKAQKEKNPLSSLR; this comes from the coding sequence ATGAAGAAGTTATTGGTAGTCCCTATTATTTTCATTTTGTCTCAGATTGCTTGTCCTGTTTTAGCCGATGACTTTCAGGATGGCTTGGATGCTGCCTCTAGAGGAGATTACAAAACCGCCTTTAATAAATGGGAACCTCTGGCTAAAAGAGGTAGTGCTCTGGCTCAATTTAATCTTGGGCTGATGTATGACAAGGGTGAAGGGGTCAAGCGTAATTATAAAAAAGCATCTAAGTGGTACAAACTTGCCGCAAAACAAAACATTGCTTCGGCACAGTATAATCTGGGGATACTTTATAGTAAAGGAAAAGGGGTTCGGCAGAGTTTTAAAAAAGCTCTGATGTTTTATACTCGGGCTGCCAAACAGGGAAATGCTTCAGCACAATTTAACGTGGGTCTGATGTATGACATTGGCGAAGGTGTGACTCCTGACTATAAAAGGGCTATCAAATGGTATCGTTTGGCAGCTCAGCAAAACAATGCCCAGGCTCAATTCAACCTTGGTCAACTATACGAGTCTGGAGAGCGAGTCACTCAGAACTATAAAAGAGCTGTTAAATGGTACAGACTTGCGGCAGATAATGGCAACCGGTTGGCGCAGTTTAGGCTTGGCTATCTGCATGAGAAGGGGAAAGGTGTTGCGAAAAAACCTAAGGAAACAGTGAAATGGTACAAGCTTGCCGCAGATCAAGGTCATGAAACCGCTCAGTTCAACCTGGGTTTTATGTATAGTCGAGGTATAGGAGTGGAGCAGAACTATGGTGAAGCTGTCAAATGGTACAGGTTTGCTGCGGAACAGGGTAATGTTCTGGCTCAATATAACCTTGGGGTGCTTTACAGTGAAGGAAGAGGCACACGACAAAGTTATTCCAAAGCTGCCAATTGGTTCCGGATAGCCGCAAAAAAAGGCGATGCTGAGGCCCAGTACCGCCTGGGAATGATGTATGAAGAAGGGGACGGTGTTGAAAAAGATATGGAAAAAGCAGTAAAGCTGTATCGGTTTGCGGCAGACCAGGGTCATGCAAGGGCCCAGGGTAATTTGGGTTGGATGTATGTAAATGGAAACGGGGTTGAGGAAGATCTGGATGAGGCGGCAAAATGGTATCGCCGGTCTGAGCAGACCCGTAAAGCACAAAAAGAGAAAAATCCTCTCTCTTCTCTCCGCTAG